A section of the Pseudomonas lini genome encodes:
- a CDS encoding heavy-metal-associated domain-containing protein — MQVFNVEGMSCGHCVKAITQALQAKDPAASVRIDLAAKEVGVESALTADQVIAAISEEGYGVKLA, encoded by the coding sequence ATGCAAGTGTTCAACGTTGAAGGCATGTCCTGCGGTCATTGCGTCAAGGCCATCACTCAGGCGCTGCAAGCCAAGGATCCCGCGGCCAGCGTGCGCATTGATCTGGCGGCAAAAGAAGTCGGCGTTGAAAGCGCGCTGACGGCCGATCAGGTGATTGCCGCGATCAGCGAAGAGGGTTATGGCGTCAAACTGGCCTGA
- a CDS encoding multidrug effflux MFS transporter: MNFRAILILGALSAFGPLAIDFYLPAFPAMALAFGTDEKHVQLTLAAYFLGLSIGQLAYGPVADRFGRRIPLLTGVGLFTAASLACAYAPTLEWLIGARFVQALGGCAGMVISRAVVSDKCDAVGSAKVFSQLMLVMGLAPILAPMLGGLLVNTTGWQSIFLVLTGFSALAGLAVALGLPESLPAHVPRQPLSGALRQYGRLLADPIFLGHALTGGIAIAGMFAYIAGSPFVFIKLYGVPAEHFGWLFGINAAGFILVAQVNARMLAKRGPAFLLARTVWLYLAGGLALLAVSVLHTAQLWPLLIPLFICIASLGCIVPNASACAMNGQGARAGSASAMLGCLQFSVAAGAAALVGVLHDGSAMPMAMVISLCGILVVSAATLTRRLQNARALTQAQV, translated from the coding sequence ATGAACTTCCGCGCAATCCTGATTCTCGGCGCCTTGAGCGCTTTCGGTCCGCTGGCGATCGATTTCTATCTGCCGGCATTCCCGGCGATGGCGCTCGCTTTTGGCACCGACGAAAAACACGTTCAACTGACCCTGGCGGCCTATTTCCTCGGCCTGTCCATCGGCCAATTGGCTTATGGCCCGGTGGCGGATCGCTTTGGGCGACGGATTCCCTTGCTGACCGGCGTCGGTTTGTTCACTGCTGCGTCATTGGCCTGTGCTTATGCGCCGACTCTGGAGTGGCTGATCGGTGCACGTTTCGTCCAGGCGCTGGGCGGTTGCGCGGGCATGGTGATCTCCCGGGCGGTGGTCAGCGATAAATGCGATGCGGTGGGTTCGGCGAAGGTCTTTTCGCAGTTGATGCTGGTGATGGGCCTGGCGCCGATTCTTGCGCCGATGCTGGGCGGGTTGCTGGTCAATACGACGGGCTGGCAGTCGATCTTTCTGGTGCTGACCGGTTTCAGTGCACTGGCAGGGTTGGCAGTGGCTCTCGGGCTGCCGGAAAGTCTGCCGGCCCATGTGCCGCGCCAACCGTTGTCGGGCGCACTGCGTCAGTACGGTCGGTTGTTGGCGGACCCAATCTTCCTCGGTCATGCCCTGACCGGTGGTATCGCCATCGCCGGGATGTTTGCCTACATCGCCGGTTCACCGTTCGTCTTCATCAAACTCTATGGCGTACCGGCCGAGCATTTCGGCTGGCTGTTCGGCATTAATGCGGCGGGTTTCATTCTGGTGGCCCAGGTCAATGCCCGGATGCTGGCCAAGCGCGGTCCGGCCTTTTTATTGGCCCGTACCGTCTGGCTCTATCTGGCGGGCGGTCTGGCCCTGTTGGCGGTCAGCGTGTTGCATACCGCGCAGTTGTGGCCGTTGCTGATTCCGCTTTTTATCTGCATCGCCAGTCTGGGTTGTATTGTTCCCAATGCCTCGGCCTGCGCCATGAATGGGCAAGGCGCGCGGGCGGGCAGTGCCTCGGCGATGCTTGGTTGCCTGCAGTTCAGCGTCGCCGCCGGAGCCGCAGCATTGGTGGGTGTTTTGCATGATGGCAGCGCCATGCCGATGGCCATGGTCATCAGCCTGTGCGGGATTCTGGTGGTGAGCGCGGCGACGCTCACCCGACGTTTGCAAAATGCCCGGGCGCTGACGCAAGCCCAGGTCTGA
- a CDS encoding zinc-binding alcohol dehydrogenase family protein, which produces MKAIAYYASLPISDEKSLQDIELPEPVAGPRDLLVEVKAISVNPVDTKVRQNVQPEGGAAKVLGWDVAGVVKAVGSEVTLFKAGDKVFYAGSIARAGGNSELHVVDERIVGHMPKTLGFAEAAALPLTAITAWELLFERLQVRESKTDEGQSLLIVGAAGGVGSILTQLASQLTGLKVIGTASRAQTQSWVRDLGADQVIDHSQPLSEELKRAGFEHVTHVASLTQTDQHLDQLVEALAPQGKLALIDDPKSLDVTKLKRKSLSLHWEFMYTRSLFETADMIEQHKLLNRVAGLIDAGTLKTTVGEHFGTINAANLRRAHELLESGKSKGKIVLEGF; this is translated from the coding sequence ATGAAAGCCATCGCCTACTACGCCTCCCTGCCCATCAGCGACGAAAAATCCCTGCAAGACATCGAACTGCCAGAACCGGTCGCCGGCCCGCGCGACCTGTTGGTGGAGGTCAAAGCCATCTCGGTCAACCCGGTGGATACCAAGGTTCGCCAGAACGTCCAGCCTGAAGGTGGCGCGGCAAAGGTGCTGGGCTGGGACGTGGCCGGTGTGGTCAAGGCCGTCGGCAGCGAAGTGACCTTGTTCAAGGCTGGCGACAAGGTGTTCTACGCCGGCTCCATCGCCCGTGCCGGCGGCAATAGCGAGTTGCATGTGGTGGACGAGCGAATCGTCGGCCATATGCCGAAAACCCTCGGTTTCGCCGAAGCCGCCGCCCTGCCGCTGACCGCCATCACCGCGTGGGAATTGCTGTTCGAACGCCTGCAAGTGCGCGAAAGCAAAACCGATGAGGGCCAAAGCCTGCTGATCGTCGGTGCTGCTGGCGGTGTCGGTTCGATCCTCACGCAACTGGCCAGCCAGCTCACCGGGCTGAAGGTCATCGGCACCGCTTCCCGTGCACAAACCCAGAGCTGGGTGCGTGACCTGGGCGCCGATCAGGTGATCGATCATAGCCAGCCGCTGAGTGAAGAACTCAAACGCGCGGGATTCGAGCATGTGACCCATGTCGCCAGCCTGACCCAGACCGATCAACACCTGGATCAATTGGTGGAGGCGTTGGCGCCGCAAGGCAAACTGGCGCTGATCGACGATCCGAAGTCGCTAGACGTGACCAAGCTCAAGCGCAAGAGCCTGTCGCTGCACTGGGAATTCATGTACACCCGCTCGCTGTTCGAAACCGCAGACATGATCGAGCAACACAAACTGCTCAACCGCGTCGCCGGGCTGATCGATGCGGGCACCCTGAAGACCACAGTCGGCGAGCACTTCGGAACCATCAACGCGGCCAACCTGCGGCGTGCCCATGAGCTGTTGGAGAGCGGCAAGTCCAAGGGCAAGATTGTGCTTGAAGGGTTCTGA
- a CDS encoding putative quinol monooxygenase: MSQPFTAIATLIAKTGQQDALEQQLRALLEPTRAEAGCSQYDLHQDLANPLAFYMIEHWSSDEALQAHDASAHIQNFRAKAGDFLEHFDLKRLRTVA, translated from the coding sequence ATGTCCCAGCCATTTACCGCTATTGCCACCCTCATTGCTAAAACCGGTCAGCAGGACGCCCTCGAACAGCAACTGCGTGCGCTGCTGGAACCGACCCGTGCCGAAGCCGGTTGCAGTCAATACGACCTGCATCAAGACCTCGCCAATCCCCTGGCCTTTTACATGATCGAACACTGGAGCAGCGACGAAGCCCTGCAAGCCCATGACGCCAGCGCCCACATTCAGAACTTTCGTGCCAAGGCCGGCGACTTCCTCGAACACTTCGACCTCAAGCGCCTGCGCACCGTGGCTTGA